A section of the Spirosoma pollinicola genome encodes:
- a CDS encoding DUF4113 domain-containing protein, giving the protein MIDKLNAQFGQDKLRLASQMYNPDWPMKQQYLSPRYTTQWKDILVAH; this is encoded by the coding sequence GTGATTGACAAACTCAATGCTCAGTTCGGGCAGGATAAGTTACGATTGGCCTCGCAGATGTATAATCCGGACTGGCCCATGAAGCAGCAGTACCTTTCGCCCCGCTACACGACCCAGTGGAAAGACATTCTGGTTGCCCATTGA
- a CDS encoding ABA4-like family protein → MTPEAVFSLASTLVLPQWLLMIFAPRWAVTKWLMQSYLIPVCLAVIYIIYLFSGGPVDFGAFGTLAGVKGLFSKGGDGVMLAGWVHYLAFDLVAGTAVVRDAQEKAIPHWLVVVPLFFCFMLGPVGLLLYWLIRTVRTRTV, encoded by the coding sequence ATGACACCCGAAGCCGTTTTTAGTCTCGCGAGTACGCTTGTCTTGCCGCAATGGTTGCTCATGATTTTTGCACCCCGCTGGGCAGTTACGAAATGGTTGATGCAGTCTTACCTGATTCCGGTATGCCTGGCGGTCATCTACATCATTTATCTGTTCAGCGGTGGCCCGGTCGACTTTGGTGCGTTTGGCACATTAGCGGGCGTGAAAGGCTTGTTTTCGAAAGGGGGCGATGGGGTTATGCTGGCGGGTTGGGTGCATTATCTGGCCTTCGATCTGGTGGCGGGAACGGCTGTTGTGCGCGATGCGCAGGAGAAAGCGATTCCGCATTGGCTCGTTGTTGTTCCGTTGTTTTTCTGTTTCATGCTGGGTCCGGTGGGTCTGCTATTGTATTGGCTGATTCGTACAGTACGGACTCGAACAGTTTAG
- a CDS encoding response regulator: protein MKPGERLNSNFRQASLLLIEDNPDQSLLLQKLLQATLPEIRLTQVASADQAIALLGEWQGQEWELPKLILLDLYLPDRPAGWQVLRAIKAMAEPINQIPVVMLSSSSINQDICMAYQLGASAYLVKPLDQSDWLQLVQQIRTYWWETARLPPLMYGF from the coding sequence ATGAAACCTGGTGAGCGGTTAAACAGTAATTTCAGGCAGGCCAGCCTGCTACTGATTGAGGACAACCCCGATCAGAGCCTGCTGCTGCAAAAACTCCTGCAGGCCACCCTTCCCGAGATCAGGCTCACCCAGGTGGCATCAGCCGATCAGGCGATAGCCCTGCTTGGCGAGTGGCAGGGTCAGGAATGGGAACTCCCCAAACTAATCTTATTGGATCTTTACCTACCCGATCGGCCGGCCGGCTGGCAGGTATTGAGAGCGATCAAAGCCATGGCCGAGCCGATCAATCAGATTCCCGTTGTCATGCTGAGTAGCTCCAGCATTAATCAGGATATCTGCATGGCGTACCAGTTGGGGGCCTCAGCCTATCTGGTCAAACCGCTTGATCAGTCGGATTGGCTACAGTTGGTCCAGCAAATTCGGACTTACTGGTGGGAGACCGCTCGTTTACCGCCCTTAATGTATGGCTTTTAA
- a CDS encoding photoactive yellow protein — MEPTPQSLSPAFSAPNLLDWLDKQTPDQLDEAPYVIVRMNRDGLVVAYSKTESHITGITPEYAHGKYYFTQIAPCANNRMVAGKYAKPVLDEELDYILTYVCEPTKVRLRLLKSPQSHYQYFLVHVKHF, encoded by the coding sequence ATGGAACCTACACCCCAAAGCCTGAGTCCAGCCTTTTCAGCACCCAATCTGCTCGACTGGCTGGATAAACAAACCCCTGATCAACTAGACGAGGCCCCCTATGTTATTGTTCGCATGAACCGCGATGGCCTGGTGGTAGCCTATTCCAAAACAGAATCGCACATCACGGGTATCACGCCCGAGTACGCCCACGGCAAATACTACTTCACCCAAATCGCCCCTTGCGCCAACAACCGAATGGTGGCGGGCAAGTATGCTAAGCCCGTACTTGATGAGGAACTAGACTACATCCTGACGTATGTATGTGAACCCACGAAGGTCCGACTCCGGCTACTCAAATCCCCCCAGAGTCACTACCAGTATTTTCTGGTTCATGTAAAGCATTTTTGA
- a CDS encoding HD domain-containing protein, with protein MSASNKKKILNDPVYGFITIPTELLFDLVEHPYFQRLRRIKQLGLSEYVYPGALHTRFHHALGAMHLMGQAMSTLQSKGHAISSDECEAAQIAILLHDIGHGPFSHVLECCLLDSVPHEQISLLLMHELNRQFNGALSLAIQMFEGTYERTFFHQLISSQLDMDRMDYLNRDGYYTGVAEGAIGAERIIKMLDLVGDQLVVEAKGILSVENFLNARRLMYWQVYLHKTSICAESMLIQTLRRARFLIRQAGAEPVFASASFRLFLHDSVSLTDFQTNRAYLTAFTMLDDFDVWACIKEWALHPDFVLSSLSQMLLDRKLFKIMLSTEPFAGEFLTELESQLHRTGLPDDMLSYFLVEGQATNAAYLPSEDRIRIKLKSGKVIDIADASDLSNIQVLTNIVRRYYVCWAKELSGVRQSVNPYLNKSTELTDL; from the coding sequence ATGTCAGCGTCTAACAAGAAGAAAATTCTTAATGACCCCGTATACGGGTTTATTACGATTCCGACCGAGTTACTTTTCGATTTGGTTGAGCATCCCTACTTTCAGCGACTTCGGCGGATTAAGCAGTTAGGCTTGTCGGAGTACGTGTATCCGGGTGCCTTGCATACCCGCTTTCATCATGCACTGGGGGCCATGCACCTGATGGGACAGGCCATGAGTACGCTGCAAAGTAAAGGCCATGCCATTAGCAGTGACGAATGCGAAGCAGCTCAGATCGCCATTCTGCTTCATGATATTGGGCACGGGCCGTTTTCGCACGTGCTGGAATGTTGCCTGCTGGACAGTGTGCCGCATGAGCAGATTTCGCTGTTGCTCATGCACGAACTCAACCGGCAATTCAACGGCGCCTTATCGCTGGCTATTCAGATGTTTGAGGGAACCTACGAGCGCACGTTCTTCCATCAACTCATTTCCAGTCAGCTGGATATGGATCGTATGGATTACCTCAATCGCGACGGGTATTATACTGGTGTTGCCGAAGGGGCCATTGGTGCCGAACGGATCATTAAAATGCTCGATCTGGTGGGCGATCAACTGGTGGTCGAAGCCAAAGGGATTTTGAGCGTCGAGAATTTCCTGAACGCACGTCGATTAATGTACTGGCAGGTTTATCTGCATAAAACGTCCATTTGCGCCGAGTCGATGCTTATTCAGACGTTACGCCGGGCGCGGTTTCTTATACGACAGGCAGGAGCCGAGCCGGTTTTTGCGTCGGCTTCATTTCGCTTGTTTTTGCATGATAGTGTGTCGTTAACCGATTTTCAGACAAACCGGGCTTACCTCACTGCCTTTACAATGCTGGACGACTTCGATGTGTGGGCTTGTATTAAGGAGTGGGCGCTGCACCCCGATTTTGTTCTGTCGTCACTTAGCCAGATGTTGCTCGACCGAAAACTGTTTAAAATCATGTTATCGACAGAGCCGTTTGCGGGAGAATTCCTGACCGAACTCGAAAGTCAACTTCATCGAACGGGCCTGCCAGACGATATGCTGTCTTATTTCTTGGTAGAAGGGCAGGCAACCAACGCGGCCTATTTACCCTCTGAAGACCGCATCCGAATCAAGCTTAAAAGTGGCAAAGTGATCGACATTGCCGACGCATCGGATTTATCGAATATACAGGTGCTGACCAACATTGTGCGCCGGTATTATGTGTGTTGGGCAAAGGAGTTGAGCGGTGTTCGTCAGTCGGTAAATCCATACCTGAATAAGTCGACTGAGCTTACTGACTTATAA
- the lpxD gene encoding UDP-3-O-(3-hydroxymyristoyl)glucosamine N-acyltransferase translates to MEFTVKQIATLLGGEVAGNDALAITGLAKIEEGKPGDISFLSNLKYEPFLYTTQASAVIVDQSFEPKKPVLAALIFVENSYSAFTRLLEEYYKQLSLSRIGVEQPSYVGEGSQFGDQIYRGAFSYVGKNCQIGQNVKIYPHAYIGNNVRIGNNTIIHPGARVLDNCIIGQHCVVHPNAVVGSEGFGFAPQPDGTYKTIPQLGNVILEDFVNVGSGTTIDCATMGSTIIRKGAKLDNLIQIGHNVDIGRNTVIAAQTGVAGSTKLGENCVIAGQVGFAGHLTIANGTKVGAQSGVGKNVDEEGISLNGSHAFLMRDNMRSQAIFRKLPALEQRITKLEKKHEK, encoded by the coding sequence ATGGAGTTTACAGTCAAGCAGATTGCCACACTGCTGGGGGGCGAAGTTGCCGGGAATGATGCTCTGGCAATCACCGGATTAGCCAAGATAGAAGAAGGGAAGCCAGGCGATATTTCGTTCCTGTCGAATCTCAAATATGAACCGTTTCTGTATACCACTCAGGCATCGGCGGTGATTGTTGACCAATCTTTCGAGCCTAAAAAGCCGGTTTTGGCTGCCTTGATCTTTGTGGAAAATTCCTACTCAGCCTTTACCCGGCTACTGGAGGAATATTACAAGCAGTTAAGTTTATCGCGAATTGGTGTCGAACAGCCATCGTATGTTGGCGAAGGCAGCCAATTTGGTGACCAAATTTACCGGGGCGCCTTTTCGTACGTTGGGAAAAACTGCCAGATCGGGCAAAACGTCAAAATTTATCCCCACGCCTACATTGGTAACAATGTTCGCATTGGTAACAACACAATCATCCATCCGGGTGCCCGTGTGCTGGACAACTGTATTATTGGGCAGCATTGTGTTGTTCACCCCAATGCTGTTGTTGGCAGCGAAGGCTTTGGATTCGCACCACAGCCCGATGGTACGTATAAAACCATTCCTCAACTCGGCAACGTTATTCTGGAAGACTTCGTGAATGTGGGCTCTGGTACCACCATTGACTGCGCCACGATGGGTTCAACCATTATTCGCAAAGGAGCTAAGCTGGACAACCTGATTCAGATTGGGCATAATGTCGATATTGGTAGAAATACCGTCATTGCTGCTCAAACCGGCGTGGCAGGCTCAACCAAACTAGGCGAAAATTGTGTCATTGCGGGGCAGGTTGGTTTTGCCGGTCACCTGACGATTGCTAATGGTACTAAAGTCGGAGCGCAATCGGGAGTGGGTAAAAACGTTGACGAAGAAGGTATATCGCTTAATGGCTCCCATGCATTTCTGATGCGTGATAATATGCGCTCACAGGCTATTTTTCGAAAATTGCCAGCCCTGGAGCAACGCATAACAAAACTGGAAAAGAAACACGAAAAATAG
- the porT gene encoding type IX secretion/gliding motility protein PorT/SprT, with protein sequence MLLISLASVSTEAQSNYKYVRKHLERYEDKTIHYGFFFAAPITRFSVKYSPEFLTADSAYRIYSPNKPAFRVGFVVNTYLSKHFDLRLTPSVSLLSREVQYDYPGGTSKTETRESTWIDLPLLVKYKSERRNNSRMYLLAGGAFSIESNVRRKEAQGVSKLSTGTMDFAVEYGIGFEQFFEYFKFAPELRFSHGLVNLYRPTNNAAGIGINRLTTHSITLYLNFE encoded by the coding sequence ATGCTTTTGATCAGCCTTGCTTCTGTCAGTACGGAGGCCCAGTCCAACTACAAGTACGTCCGCAAGCATCTTGAACGGTACGAAGACAAGACGATTCACTACGGCTTTTTCTTTGCCGCACCCATTACGCGCTTCAGCGTGAAGTACAGCCCGGAATTCCTGACCGCCGACTCGGCTTACCGAATTTACTCGCCTAATAAACCGGCCTTTCGGGTTGGTTTTGTGGTCAACACGTACCTGAGCAAGCATTTTGATTTACGGCTGACGCCATCCGTCTCGCTCCTTAGCCGCGAGGTCCAATACGATTATCCGGGCGGCACCTCAAAAACCGAAACCCGTGAATCGACCTGGATTGACCTTCCTCTTTTGGTAAAGTACAAATCGGAACGACGCAACAACAGCCGGATGTATTTGCTGGCAGGCGGGGCGTTTAGTATTGAAAGTAACGTACGCCGGAAAGAGGCTCAGGGCGTAAGCAAGCTAAGCACGGGCACTATGGATTTCGCGGTTGAATACGGCATTGGGTTCGAACAGTTTTTTGAGTATTTCAAATTTGCCCCCGAACTTCGGTTCTCCCACGGGCTGGTCAACCTGTATCGGCCAACCAATAATGCCGCTGGTATTGGTATCAACAGGCTCACGACACACTCGATTACCTTATATCTGAATTTTGAGTAG
- the ubiE gene encoding bifunctional demethylmenaquinone methyltransferase/2-methoxy-6-polyprenyl-1,4-benzoquinol methylase UbiE: MSVVPYKDKDTSKREQVAEMFDSISPKYDLLNHVLSGGIDILWRKRAIRELRKAAAQSPKRILDIATGTGDFALEALVLKPEKIVGMDISEGMLSVGREKMKKRGVDQIIEMRQGDSEGLPLPDNDFDAVIVAFGVRNFETLLKGLTDMHRVTRPGGVCVVLEFSNPRQFPFKQLYSFYSRAILPLIGRVVSKDTSAYTYLPESVQAFPDGPDFLRIYEAAGFKNTKWIPLTFGVASIYIGHKLA; the protein is encoded by the coding sequence ATGTCCGTCGTTCCCTATAAAGATAAAGACACCTCCAAACGCGAACAGGTCGCGGAGATGTTCGATAGTATTTCGCCGAAATATGACCTGCTCAATCACGTCCTGAGTGGTGGCATCGACATTTTATGGCGCAAGCGGGCTATTCGTGAACTGCGTAAAGCAGCCGCTCAATCGCCCAAACGCATCCTTGATATTGCTACCGGAACCGGCGATTTTGCGCTCGAAGCTCTGGTTCTCAAGCCTGAGAAGATCGTTGGCATGGATATTTCGGAAGGTATGCTGTCTGTTGGACGCGAGAAGATGAAAAAGCGGGGCGTCGATCAGATCATCGAAATGCGCCAGGGTGATTCAGAAGGATTGCCCCTGCCAGACAATGATTTCGACGCTGTCATCGTTGCATTTGGTGTACGTAACTTCGAAACACTGCTGAAAGGCTTAACTGATATGCACCGCGTTACCCGCCCCGGCGGTGTGTGCGTAGTGCTGGAGTTCTCGAATCCGCGTCAATTTCCGTTTAAGCAGCTATATAGTTTTTACTCCCGTGCCATCCTGCCGCTCATTGGGCGCGTAGTAAGCAAAGACACATCGGCTTATACGTACCTGCCCGAATCGGTGCAGGCGTTCCCCGACGGTCCCGACTTTCTGCGCATCTACGAAGCGGCCGGATTCAAAAATACCAAATGGATACCGCTCACCTTCGGCGTTGCGTCAATTTACATCGGCCACAAGCTGGCCTAA
- a CDS encoding Gfo/Idh/MocA family protein → MNRTDFLKTSVLAGASLITDPAEVRAFITRKAPQKYRTAVVGAGWWGGNILRAAVQAGESKIVALCDVDTRQLKRTGEELSKLTSDQPKLYRDYREMIATEKPEIVIVATPDHWHPLIAIAAMQAGAHVYVEKPISHTINEGKAMVKTARQTGRICQVGMHRRVSPHNVSGREFIRSGKVGKIGMARAFVHYAGGAGQPTPDSEAPPEMDWNMWCGPAPLRAFNPAMHPRGWRNFLNYANGTLGDWGVHWMDQILWITEQNHPRKVYTTGGRAIKQDSTDAPDHQVSTFEFDNDFTAVWEHRTFGGNMAEKTHPQQAVGVYFYGTEGTFHQGWLDGWTFYPSDPKKPTIHQDAQLDKPDDQNIALLWANFLDSIKTKKLPVCDIEIGHRSTNMALLGMLSLKLGRSVEWDGSQIPNDPEANKLLSRAYRGEWQYPV, encoded by the coding sequence ATGAACCGTACTGATTTCCTTAAAACGTCTGTTCTTGCTGGCGCTTCGTTGATTACCGATCCCGCTGAGGTGCGGGCGTTTATTACCCGGAAAGCTCCTCAGAAATACCGCACGGCTGTTGTTGGCGCGGGCTGGTGGGGCGGCAATATTCTACGAGCCGCTGTGCAGGCGGGCGAATCGAAAATTGTTGCGCTTTGCGATGTCGACACACGCCAGCTCAAAAGGACCGGCGAGGAACTCAGTAAGCTAACGTCCGATCAGCCAAAGTTATACCGGGACTACCGCGAGATGATCGCGACCGAGAAACCCGAAATTGTCATTGTCGCCACGCCCGACCATTGGCACCCACTCATCGCCATTGCGGCCATGCAGGCCGGGGCACACGTATATGTCGAAAAGCCCATCAGCCATACCATCAACGAAGGGAAAGCGATGGTTAAAACCGCCCGGCAAACGGGACGTATCTGCCAGGTTGGGATGCACCGGCGCGTATCGCCCCACAATGTGTCGGGCAGAGAGTTTATCCGGTCGGGTAAAGTTGGGAAAATTGGTATGGCGCGGGCGTTTGTGCATTATGCCGGTGGCGCGGGTCAGCCGACACCCGATAGCGAAGCACCGCCAGAAATGGACTGGAATATGTGGTGTGGACCGGCTCCACTCCGGGCGTTCAATCCAGCCATGCACCCCCGAGGCTGGCGTAATTTTCTGAATTACGCCAATGGTACCCTTGGTGACTGGGGTGTTCACTGGATGGATCAAATTCTGTGGATAACGGAGCAAAATCATCCGCGCAAGGTGTACACAACTGGCGGGCGTGCCATCAAGCAGGACAGTACCGACGCGCCCGACCATCAGGTGTCTACCTTCGAATTTGATAATGACTTCACGGCCGTGTGGGAACACCGAACCTTTGGCGGGAACATGGCCGAAAAAACGCATCCCCAACAGGCCGTTGGTGTCTATTTCTATGGAACCGAAGGCACGTTTCACCAGGGCTGGCTCGACGGCTGGACATTCTATCCGTCGGACCCGAAAAAGCCAACCATTCACCAGGACGCCCAACTCGACAAACCCGATGATCAGAATATCGCGCTTCTCTGGGCTAATTTTCTGGATAGTATCAAAACCAAAAAGCTACCCGTTTGCGACATCGAAATCGGCCATCGCTCCACTAATATGGCGTTGCTGGGCATGTTATCGTTGAAACTGGGCCGAAGCGTGGAGTGGGATGGCAGCCAGATTCCCAACGACCCCGAAGCCAATAAGCTCCTAAGTCGTGCCTATCGGGGCGAGTGGCAATATCCAGTGTAA
- a CDS encoding bifunctional UDP-3-O-[3-hydroxymyristoyl] N-acetylglucosamine deacetylase/3-hydroxyacyl-ACP dehydratase: MNTKQQTIQKSVSVSGVGLHTGVSATMTFLPAPTNHGYKFQRIDLPGNPIVDADVDNVVDLSRGTTIEQSGARIHTVEHTLAALVGLQIDNVLIQLDGPEPPIMDGSSIQFINALREAGIEEQNATRNYFEVTESVHYRNPEKDIELAALPLNDYRLTVMVDYNSRVISSQHAYLNDISQFPEQIANCRTFVFLHELEALYKQNLIKGGDLTNAIVIVDREVKDGELDYLADLLKKPKVSVNKQEGILNNIQLHYPNEMARHKLLDMVGDLALIGRPIKAQILAARPGHAANVAFAKKIKKLIQKNAANQVPQYDPTQPPVLDINRVSQLLPHRYPFQMIDKIIALDENSVVGIKNVTMNEPYFPGHFPGNPVMPGVMQLEAMAQTGGILVLSTVPDPENYWPFLVGIENCRFRRNVLPGDTVIFRCEFTSPMKRGIVKMQGRGYVANLLVCEADMIASLVKKK, encoded by the coding sequence ATGAATACCAAACAACAGACGATTCAGAAATCCGTATCGGTATCGGGTGTGGGCTTACACACGGGTGTCTCGGCAACGATGACCTTCCTGCCTGCGCCAACGAATCACGGGTATAAATTCCAGCGTATCGACTTGCCGGGAAATCCTATCGTGGATGCCGATGTCGATAACGTTGTAGACCTCTCGCGGGGTACAACAATCGAGCAAAGTGGTGCCCGAATTCACACCGTTGAGCATACACTGGCCGCCCTGGTTGGTTTGCAGATAGACAACGTCCTGATTCAGCTAGACGGCCCGGAGCCTCCTATTATGGACGGATCATCGATTCAGTTTATCAACGCCCTGCGCGAAGCAGGTATTGAAGAACAGAATGCTACCCGAAATTATTTTGAGGTAACTGAATCTGTCCATTACCGCAATCCCGAAAAAGATATTGAACTGGCGGCTCTGCCTCTGAACGACTACCGGCTCACGGTGATGGTCGATTATAACTCACGGGTTATCAGCAGCCAGCATGCTTACCTGAACGACATCAGCCAGTTTCCTGAGCAGATTGCCAATTGCCGGACGTTTGTTTTCCTTCACGAACTGGAAGCATTGTATAAGCAGAACCTTATAAAAGGGGGTGACCTGACCAATGCCATTGTGATTGTTGATCGCGAGGTGAAAGACGGCGAACTGGATTACCTGGCCGATTTGCTGAAGAAGCCAAAGGTAAGTGTGAACAAACAGGAGGGGATTCTGAATAATATTCAGCTGCATTACCCCAACGAGATGGCTCGCCACAAATTGCTGGATATGGTGGGTGATCTGGCCCTGATTGGCCGACCTATCAAAGCGCAGATTCTGGCAGCCCGCCCTGGCCACGCAGCCAATGTCGCCTTTGCTAAAAAAATCAAGAAACTGATTCAGAAAAACGCGGCTAACCAGGTGCCGCAATATGATCCGACACAACCGCCCGTGTTGGACATCAACCGGGTTTCGCAGCTGTTGCCTCACCGCTACCCGTTCCAGATGATCGACAAAATCATCGCCCTGGACGAAAACAGTGTGGTAGGTATCAAGAACGTGACCATGAACGAGCCGTATTTTCCAGGGCACTTTCCCGGAAATCCGGTAATGCCCGGTGTTATGCAGCTTGAAGCAATGGCACAAACGGGTGGTATTCTGGTGCTTAGCACAGTGCCTGACCCAGAAAACTACTGGCCGTTTTTAGTTGGTATTGAGAACTGTCGGTTCCGGCGTAACGTCTTGCCGGGCGACACTGTCATATTTCGGTGTGAGTTTACCTCGCCAATGAAGCGCGGAATTGTGAAAATGCAGGGCCGGGGCTATGTGGCCAACCTGCTGGTGTGCGAAGCTGATATGATCGCCAGTCTGGTTAAAAAGAAATGA
- the lpxA gene encoding acyl-ACP--UDP-N-acetylglucosamine O-acyltransferase yields MIQPLAYIHPEAKIAQNVVIEPFAIIHKDVEIAEGTWIGSHAVINEGARIGRNCKIYPGAVISSTPQDLKFNNEYTRTYIGDNTTIREYATISRGTEEHWKTEIGSDCLVMAYAHVAHDCRIGNHCLIINNVQMGGHVHMGDWAIIGGSSSVHQWVKIGAHAMISGGSLVRKDVPPFTKAAREPLSYTGINSIGLRRRGFENDKINQIQEIYRYIYMRGLNNADALTQIELELPPSDERDEIVNFIRTSERGIMKGPSTSSAERE; encoded by the coding sequence ATGATTCAACCCTTAGCTTATATTCACCCAGAAGCGAAAATAGCGCAGAATGTGGTGATTGAACCCTTTGCCATTATCCATAAAGACGTTGAAATTGCTGAAGGAACATGGATTGGTTCGCACGCAGTGATCAACGAGGGCGCCCGTATTGGCCGGAACTGTAAAATTTATCCGGGAGCTGTTATTTCGTCGACTCCGCAGGATTTGAAGTTCAACAACGAATATACCCGGACCTATATTGGTGATAATACAACCATTCGCGAGTACGCTACCATTAGCCGGGGAACGGAAGAGCATTGGAAAACGGAGATTGGCTCCGATTGTCTGGTGATGGCGTATGCACACGTAGCCCACGATTGCCGAATTGGCAACCATTGCCTGATTATTAATAATGTGCAAATGGGCGGCCACGTTCATATGGGCGATTGGGCCATCATTGGTGGTTCCAGTTCAGTTCACCAGTGGGTGAAAATTGGTGCTCATGCCATGATTTCGGGTGGCTCACTGGTTCGTAAGGATGTACCGCCATTTACGAAAGCTGCCCGCGAACCGCTTTCCTATACAGGCATAAATTCCATTGGCCTTCGTCGGCGGGGTTTTGAAAATGATAAGATCAACCAGATTCAGGAAATCTATCGCTACATCTACATGCGCGGACTGAATAATGCTGATGCCCTGACACAGATTGAACTTGAATTGCCTCCATCCGATGAACGCGACGAAATCGTAAACTTCATCCGTACATCAGAACGGGGTATCATGAAAGGCCCGTCAACCAGCAGCGCAGAGCGGGAATAA
- a CDS encoding dipeptidase yields the protein MLSLILSTLLALSPLTTHSPGDDGKLTKKARKIHLHVVTLDTHADAPIMLQKPGFDVGASHDTKRDGSQIDFPRMKKGSMDAMFFAVYTSQGPRTDEGHAEAKRNALNQFDLIHQALKKYPNLAELATTPADAYRIKKAGKRAVFIGMENGYPVGKDLSMLKTYYDLGCRYMTLTHFANNLIGDSSTDPDGPIYGGLSDFGKQVVPEMNRLGILIDVSHVADNTFYDALALSKAPVIASHSNCRAICDFPRNMTDDMIRAIAAKGGVVQVNFVSDYLKKPSAEHRAAKTKIRMAQVGKVSTPEMDALMAAKSDSVAKTYASERASLSDIVDHIDHIVKIAGIDHVGIGSDFDGGGGVNGLEDVSEIENLTVELVRRNYSEADIAKIWGGNLLRVLAQAKVVK from the coding sequence ATGCTCTCTCTAATTCTGTCAACCCTGCTTGCGTTGAGTCCTTTAACGACCCACTCGCCCGGCGATGACGGTAAATTGACTAAAAAGGCCCGTAAGATTCACCTGCATGTCGTAACGCTCGACACCCATGCCGATGCACCGATCATGCTGCAGAAGCCCGGCTTCGATGTAGGCGCTTCGCACGATACCAAACGGGATGGGTCGCAGATCGACTTTCCGCGTATGAAGAAAGGGAGCATGGACGCTATGTTTTTTGCGGTGTACACCTCACAGGGGCCACGCACCGACGAAGGTCATGCCGAAGCCAAACGTAACGCCCTGAACCAGTTCGATCTGATTCATCAGGCACTGAAAAAATACCCGAATCTGGCCGAACTCGCTACGACACCTGCCGATGCGTACCGGATCAAGAAAGCAGGAAAACGGGCTGTATTTATCGGTATGGAAAACGGGTATCCGGTCGGTAAGGATTTGTCGATGCTGAAAACATATTACGACCTGGGGTGCCGATACATGACGCTTACCCACTTCGCCAACAACCTCATTGGCGACTCCTCAACGGACCCCGATGGTCCGATTTATGGCGGTTTAAGTGATTTCGGGAAGCAAGTCGTACCGGAAATGAATCGGCTGGGTATCCTGATCGACGTGTCGCACGTGGCCGATAATACGTTCTACGATGCGCTGGCGCTCTCGAAAGCACCCGTTATTGCGTCGCACTCCAACTGCCGGGCCATCTGCGATTTCCCGCGTAACATGACCGACGATATGATTCGGGCCATTGCCGCCAAGGGGGGCGTGGTGCAGGTGAATTTTGTGAGCGATTACCTCAAAAAACCATCTGCCGAGCACCGGGCTGCCAAAACCAAGATACGGATGGCGCAGGTAGGAAAGGTGTCAACGCCCGAAATGGACGCGCTTATGGCGGCAAAAAGTGATTCAGTCGCTAAGACATACGCGTCGGAGCGGGCCAGCTTGTCGGACATTGTCGATCACATTGATCACATCGTTAAAATTGCCGGTATCGACCACGTGGGTATTGGGTCTGATTTCGATGGGGGCGGGGGCGTCAATGGTCTCGAAGATGTCAGTGAAATCGAAAACCTGACCGTTGAACTTGTCCGCCGGAACTATTCAGAAGCTGATATCGCCAAAATTTGGGGCGGCAATCTGCTCCGGGTATTGGCTCAGGCTAAGGTAGTGAAGTAG
- a CDS encoding response regulator, which translates to MALRILVVDDEETDRHLIYGALQSAMPDSLIEEMSSGPQLIAWVDKERSRMLSDPAGPDTLVTIVLLDMHMPILTGLQTIHVLGDRRDLGYMPIVMLTASLDSHLKQQAYEQGVHLVLGKPAGPYGFYRVVEAVKQCYRDTLHMRNQLEWG; encoded by the coding sequence ATGGCTTTACGCATACTTGTAGTGGATGATGAGGAGACAGATCGTCACCTGATCTATGGAGCGTTACAAAGTGCTATGCCCGACAGCCTAATTGAGGAAATGAGTAGTGGTCCACAGTTGATTGCCTGGGTCGATAAGGAACGAAGCCGAATGTTAAGCGATCCTGCCGGGCCGGATACGCTCGTAACCATTGTTTTGCTGGATATGCATATGCCCATTTTGACGGGCCTTCAAACCATCCACGTGTTGGGAGATCGGCGGGATCTGGGGTATATGCCGATCGTGATGCTGACGGCTTCCCTAGATAGCCATCTCAAGCAGCAAGCTTATGAACAAGGTGTTCACTTAGTTCTGGGTAAACCCGCTGGACCTTATGGATTTTACCGGGTTGTCGAAGCGGTCAAGCAGTGCTATCGGGATACGCTGCACATGCGCAATCAGCTTGAATGGGGCTAG